In Streptomyces chartreusis NRRL 3882, the following are encoded in one genomic region:
- a CDS encoding DMT family transporter: MNILLSVAFVLCWSSGFIGAKLGAGNASAITVLMWRFLPLAVVLVAVAALTRTAWRGLTARDVTRQAVIGVLSQSGYLLSVYYAIQLGVSSGTTALIDGVQPLVAGALAGPLLGQYVSGRQWIGLGLGLSGVSVVTLADAAAGTGVAWWAYAVPLLGMLSLVAATFLESRSRSRVAPSVSLTVHCATSAVLFSVLALSTGAAVPPAGGGFWVAVAWLVGLSTFGGYGLYWLILKRSGVTKVNTLMFLMAPVTAVWGALVFGEPFGVQTALGLAVCLAAVVVVHRGGGRKDPAVTAARGEPEENRWTRAPGPA; encoded by the coding sequence GTGAACATCCTGCTCTCCGTCGCCTTCGTCCTCTGCTGGAGCTCCGGGTTCATCGGGGCCAAGCTCGGCGCGGGCAACGCGTCCGCGATCACGGTCCTGATGTGGCGGTTCCTGCCGCTGGCCGTCGTCCTCGTCGCGGTCGCCGCCCTCACGCGCACGGCCTGGCGGGGGCTCACCGCCCGGGACGTGACCCGGCAGGCTGTCATCGGCGTGCTGTCGCAGAGCGGCTATCTGCTCAGCGTCTACTACGCCATCCAGCTCGGCGTCTCCAGCGGCACGACGGCCCTGATCGACGGTGTCCAGCCCCTCGTCGCCGGAGCCCTCGCGGGACCGCTGCTGGGGCAGTACGTGTCGGGACGGCAGTGGATCGGCCTGGGTCTGGGGCTGAGCGGCGTCTCGGTGGTCACGCTGGCCGACGCCGCGGCCGGGACCGGCGTGGCCTGGTGGGCGTACGCCGTCCCGCTGCTCGGCATGCTGTCCCTGGTCGCGGCCACGTTCCTGGAGAGCCGGTCCCGCTCGCGGGTCGCTCCCTCGGTGTCGCTGACCGTCCACTGCGCCACCAGCGCCGTCCTCTTCTCCGTGCTGGCCCTGAGCACCGGGGCCGCCGTGCCGCCCGCCGGGGGCGGGTTCTGGGTGGCCGTCGCCTGGCTCGTGGGGCTGTCCACGTTCGGCGGGTACGGGCTGTACTGGCTCATCCTGAAGCGCTCCGGGGTGACGAAGGTGAACACGCTGATGTTCCTCATGGCCCCGGTCACCGCCGTCTGGGGTGCACTCGTGTTCGGTGAGCCGTTCGGCGTGCAGACCGCTCTCGGCCTGGCCGTCTGCCTCGCGGCCGTGGTCGTCGTCCACCGCGGTGGCGGCCGGAAGGACCCGGCCGTGACCGCCGCCCGGGGCGAGCCGGAGGAAAACCGGTGGACCCGGGCCCCCGGGCCCGCCTAA
- a CDS encoding agmatine deiminase family protein, with translation MSAAADGFRMPAEWAPHERTWMAWPGPNPTFDDPEDLAAARIAWASVARAIRRFEPVTVVCGPGQSARARTLLGEGIETVERDLDDAWMRDTGPTFLTDGRGGLAAVDWTFNGWGAQSWARWEHDAKIAAHVADLAGARTYASQLVNEGGAIHVDGEGTVLLTETVQLGPERNPGWTRERIEAEIHALLGTRKAIWLPRGLTGDYPPHGFGTLGHVDIVAAFARPGVVVAHVQPDPAHPDHEVTKEITGLLRSQTDARGRRLEVVEVPAPTVLEADGHWVDYSYINHYLCNGGLVLCGFDDPRDELAAGIFRRLFPQRTVTLADARTIFAGGGGIHCITQQQPKI, from the coding sequence ATGTCCGCAGCCGCCGACGGCTTCCGCATGCCCGCCGAATGGGCCCCGCACGAGCGCACCTGGATGGCCTGGCCGGGCCCGAACCCGACCTTCGACGACCCGGAGGACCTGGCCGCCGCCCGGATCGCCTGGGCCTCGGTGGCCCGCGCGATCCGCCGGTTCGAGCCGGTGACGGTGGTGTGCGGCCCCGGGCAGTCGGCGCGAGCCCGCACCCTGCTGGGCGAGGGGATCGAGACGGTCGAACGCGACCTCGACGACGCCTGGATGCGCGACACCGGCCCGACCTTCCTGACCGACGGGCGCGGCGGACTGGCCGCCGTCGACTGGACGTTCAACGGCTGGGGCGCCCAGAGCTGGGCCCGCTGGGAGCACGACGCGAAGATCGCCGCGCACGTCGCGGACCTCGCGGGAGCACGGACGTACGCCTCGCAGCTCGTCAACGAGGGCGGGGCGATCCATGTGGACGGCGAGGGGACGGTCCTGCTGACCGAGACCGTGCAACTGGGCCCCGAGCGCAACCCCGGCTGGACGCGGGAGCGGATCGAGGCCGAGATCCACGCCCTGCTCGGCACCCGCAAGGCGATTTGGCTGCCGCGCGGCCTGACCGGCGACTACCCCCCGCACGGCTTCGGCACCCTCGGCCACGTCGACATCGTCGCGGCCTTCGCCCGCCCCGGCGTGGTCGTGGCCCATGTGCAGCCGGACCCGGCGCATCCCGACCACGAGGTGACGAAGGAGATCACCGGCCTGCTGAGGTCGCAGACGGACGCGCGCGGCCGCCGCCTGGAGGTCGTCGAGGTGCCGGCCCCCACGGTCCTGGAGGCCGACGGCCACTGGGTCGACTACTCCTACATCAACCACTACCTCTGCAACGGCGGCCTGGTCCTGTGCGGCTTCGACGACCCGCGCGACGAACTCGCGGCCGGCATCTTCCGCCGCCTGTTCCCGCAGCGGACCGTGACCCTGGCGGACGCCCGTACGATCTTCGCTGGCGGTGGAGGCATTCACTGCATCACCCAGCAACAGCCGAAGATCTAG
- a CDS encoding YceI family protein, whose protein sequence is MSIFSRSNTETATTDAARPDLAALTGDYTIDPAHSTIGFVARHAMVTNVKGSFQDFTGTLHLDGTDPSRSTASLDVVMDSIETGNADRDGHLKSSDFFKADEFPTMTFRSTKAEALGGDEYRITGDLTILGTTRPLSIDLEFNGAAKDPFGNERVGFEGKAEILRSEWGLTWNAALETGGVLVSDKIKLNFDVSAIRNA, encoded by the coding sequence ATGAGCATCTTCAGCCGCAGCAACACCGAGACCGCCACGACCGACGCCGCGCGTCCGGACCTGGCCGCCCTGACCGGCGACTACACGATCGACCCCGCGCACTCGACGATCGGCTTCGTCGCCCGGCACGCCATGGTCACCAACGTCAAGGGCAGCTTCCAGGACTTCACGGGCACGCTCCACCTCGACGGCACCGACCCCTCGCGGTCCACGGCCTCCCTGGACGTCGTGATGGACAGCATCGAGACGGGCAACGCCGACCGCGACGGCCACCTCAAGAGCTCGGACTTCTTCAAGGCGGACGAGTTCCCCACCATGACGTTCCGCTCCACGAAGGCGGAGGCCCTCGGCGGCGACGAGTACCGCATCACCGGCGACCTGACGATCCTCGGCACGACCCGCCCGCTCAGCATCGACCTCGAGTTCAACGGCGCCGCGAAGGACCCCTTCGGCAACGAGCGCGTCGGCTTCGAGGGCAAGGCGGAGATCCTGCGCTCCGAGTGGGGCCTGACCTGGAACGCCGCCCTGGAGACCGGTGGCGTCCTGGTCTCCGACAAGATCAAGCTCAACTTCGACGTCTCGGCGATCAGGAACGCCTGA
- a CDS encoding TetR/AcrR family transcriptional regulator — MAGGRRQAPPREDVLAAAMEMIAERGLEKLTMAALGREVGMSSGHLLYYFGSKDELLLRTLEWSEGRLGAERGRLLTRAAGARERLDAYVDLYVPDGHRDPHWTLWLEVWNRSQSAAADADARDRQAAIEGAWHRDLVALLAEGISRGEFKSVDPDRFAARLRALLDGFAIHVAIGLRGTDRAQVLRHVHEFLADSLLADA; from the coding sequence ATGGCCGGTGGGCGCAGGCAGGCCCCGCCCCGCGAGGACGTGCTCGCCGCCGCCATGGAGATGATCGCCGAGCGCGGCCTGGAGAAGCTCACCATGGCGGCGCTCGGCCGCGAGGTCGGCATGAGCAGCGGTCACCTGCTCTACTACTTCGGCTCCAAGGACGAGCTGCTGCTGCGCACCCTGGAGTGGAGCGAGGGCCGGCTGGGCGCCGAGCGCGGACGGCTGCTGACCCGCGCCGCCGGCGCCCGCGAACGCCTCGACGCCTACGTCGACCTGTACGTCCCCGACGGCCACCGCGACCCGCACTGGACGCTGTGGCTGGAGGTCTGGAACCGCTCGCAGAGCGCTGCCGCCGACGCCGACGCCCGCGACCGGCAGGCCGCCATCGAGGGCGCCTGGCACCGCGACCTGGTGGCCCTGCTCGCCGAGGGCATCTCGCGGGGCGAGTTCAAAAGCGTCGACCCGGACCGGTTCGCCGCCCGCCTGCGAGCGCTGCTGGACGGCTTCGCCATCCACGTGGCGATCGGTCTGCGCGGCACCGACCGGGCCCAAGTCCTCCGGCACGTGCACGAGTTCCTCGCCGACAGCCTCCTCGCGGACGCCTGA
- the cimA gene encoding citramalate synthase, which produces MTATSELDDSFHVFDTTLRDGAQREGINLTVADKLAIARHLDDFGVGFIEGGWPGANPRDTEFFARARQEIDFRHAQLVAFGSTRRAGTTAAEDPQVRALLESGAQVITLVAKSHDRHVELALRTTLDENLAMVRDTVSFLKEQGRRVFVDCEHFFDGYRANPEYAKSVVRTASEAGADVVVLCDTNGGMLPAQIQAVVATVLADTGARLGIHAQDDTGCAVANTLAAVDAGATHVQCTANGYGERVGNANLFPVVAALELKYGKQVLPEGRLREMTRISHAIAEVVNLTPSTHQPYVGLSAFAHKAGLHASAIKVDPDLYQHIDPEQVGNTMRMLVSDMAGRASIELKGKELGIDLGGDRELVGRVVERVKERELRGYTYEAADASFEILLRTEVQGKPLRYFEVESWRAIVEDRPDGSHANEATVKLWAKGERIVATAEGNGPVNALDRALRVGLEKIYPQLAKLDLVDYKVRILEGKHGTNSTTRVLISTSDGTGEWSTVGVADNVIAASWQALEDAYTYGLLRAGVSPAE; this is translated from the coding sequence ATGACCGCTACCAGCGAGCTCGACGATTCCTTCCACGTCTTCGACACCACCCTGCGCGACGGTGCCCAGCGGGAGGGCATCAACCTCACCGTCGCGGACAAGCTGGCCATCGCGCGGCACCTGGACGACTTCGGCGTCGGCTTCATCGAGGGCGGCTGGCCGGGTGCGAACCCCCGGGACACCGAGTTCTTCGCCCGTGCCCGGCAGGAGATCGACTTCCGGCACGCCCAGCTGGTCGCGTTCGGCTCCACACGCCGCGCCGGCACCACGGCCGCCGAGGACCCGCAGGTCAGGGCGCTCCTGGAATCCGGCGCGCAGGTGATCACGCTGGTCGCCAAGTCGCACGACCGCCATGTCGAACTCGCCCTGCGCACGACCCTGGACGAGAACCTGGCGATGGTCCGCGACACGGTGTCCTTCCTGAAGGAACAGGGCCGCCGCGTCTTCGTCGACTGCGAGCACTTCTTCGACGGCTACCGCGCGAACCCCGAGTACGCGAAGTCGGTCGTCCGGACCGCCTCCGAGGCCGGCGCGGACGTGGTGGTCCTCTGCGACACCAACGGCGGCATGCTCCCGGCGCAGATCCAGGCGGTCGTCGCCACCGTCCTGGCCGACACGGGCGCCCGGCTCGGCATCCACGCCCAGGACGACACGGGCTGCGCCGTGGCGAACACGCTGGCCGCCGTCGACGCGGGCGCGACGCACGTCCAGTGCACGGCCAACGGCTACGGCGAACGCGTCGGCAACGCCAACCTCTTCCCGGTCGTGGCGGCCCTGGAGCTCAAGTACGGCAAGCAGGTGCTGCCCGAGGGCCGTCTGCGCGAGATGACCCGCATCTCGCACGCCATCGCCGAGGTCGTCAACCTCACGCCCTCCACGCACCAGCCCTACGTAGGCCTCTCGGCCTTCGCGCACAAGGCCGGCCTGCACGCCTCGGCCATCAAGGTCGACCCGGACCTGTACCAGCACATCGACCCGGAGCAGGTCGGCAACACCATGCGGATGCTGGTCTCCGACATGGCCGGCCGCGCCTCCATCGAGCTCAAGGGCAAGGAACTCGGCATCGACCTCGGCGGCGACCGCGAGCTGGTCGGCCGGGTGGTCGAGCGGGTGAAGGAGCGCGAACTCAGGGGTTACACGTACGAGGCGGCCGACGCCAGCTTCGAGATCCTGCTGCGCACGGAGGTCCAGGGCAAGCCGTTGCGCTACTTCGAGGTCGAGTCCTGGCGTGCCATCGTGGAGGACCGGCCCGACGGTTCCCACGCCAACGAGGCCACGGTCAAGCTCTGGGCCAAGGGCGAGCGCATCGTCGCCACGGCCGAGGGCAACGGCCCGGTCAACGCGCTGGACCGGGCCCTGCGCGTGGGCCTGGAGAAGATCTACCCGCAGCTCGCCAAGCTGGACCTGGTGGACTACAAGGTCCGCATCCTGGAGGGCAAGCACGGCACCAACTCGACGACCCGCGTGCTGATCTCCACGTCCGACGGTACGGGCGAGTGGTCCACGGTGGGCGTCGCCGACAACGTCATCGCCGCGAGCTGGCAGGCCCTGGAGGACGCGTACACGTACGGGCTGCTGCGGGCGGGAGTGAGCCCGGCCGAGTAG
- a CDS encoding PD40 domain-containing protein, which produces MTSTRRATSGTLGVALAVTLGGVAALPATAAPAAPRTEKASVAPDGTEGNGASGGPSLSADGRYLAFVSSADNLVAGDTDGAADAFVRDLRTGTTRPAGTAADGGPVDDVALSGNGRYLAFAATEDGRSHIWVKDLKSGALQRIEDTVDTGYDTGRQPAISADGRYVAFIAQRSDFTQSDDGWGRVYRVDRTTGEAVRISQVPAAGDRKTAATNPSISADGKRVGYQFFIPHPASGDWSDAYVRDVPSGELFHADRAPDGLKSDGQTEFPQVSADGRYALFNSLDSRLTPGDTNKGHNVFIRDLTTGELRRIDAVDPAAFTANPQLSADNRYLAFVSADPGDTSHTTRAYVRDLRTGRTVLASPDAQGGPNDQGVSAPVIDRHGRQVAFSSSAADLVPGDTYDTSHVYVRHMR; this is translated from the coding sequence ATGACCAGCACCAGGAGGGCCACGTCCGGCACGCTCGGCGTGGCTCTGGCCGTCACACTCGGCGGCGTCGCCGCGCTGCCCGCGACCGCCGCTCCGGCGGCGCCGCGGACCGAGAAGGCGAGCGTCGCACCGGACGGCACCGAGGGCAACGGCGCCTCCGGCGGGCCGAGTCTGAGCGCCGACGGCCGCTATCTGGCCTTCGTCTCCAGCGCCGACAACCTCGTCGCCGGCGACACCGACGGCGCCGCCGACGCCTTCGTGCGCGACCTGAGGACCGGCACCACCCGGCCGGCCGGTACCGCGGCGGACGGCGGCCCGGTCGACGACGTCGCCCTCAGCGGCAACGGTCGCTACCTCGCCTTCGCCGCCACGGAGGACGGCCGCAGCCACATCTGGGTCAAGGACCTGAAGTCCGGCGCCCTCCAGCGAATCGAGGACACCGTCGACACGGGCTACGACACCGGCCGGCAGCCCGCCATCAGCGCCGACGGCCGCTACGTCGCCTTCATCGCCCAGCGCTCGGACTTCACGCAGTCCGACGACGGCTGGGGACGCGTCTACCGGGTCGACCGCACCACCGGCGAGGCCGTCCGCATCAGCCAGGTGCCCGCCGCCGGCGACCGGAAGACCGCCGCCACCAACCCGTCCATCAGCGCCGACGGCAAGCGCGTCGGCTACCAGTTCTTCATCCCGCACCCCGCCTCGGGCGACTGGAGCGACGCCTACGTCCGTGACGTGCCGAGCGGCGAGCTGTTCCACGCCGACCGGGCCCCGGACGGGCTGAAGTCCGATGGACAGACCGAGTTCCCGCAGGTCAGCGCCGACGGGCGGTACGCCCTGTTCAACTCGCTGGACTCGCGGCTCACGCCGGGCGACACCAACAAGGGACACAACGTCTTCATCCGCGACCTCACGACGGGCGAGCTGCGCCGGATCGACGCCGTCGACCCGGCCGCGTTCACCGCGAATCCGCAGCTCAGCGCCGACAACCGGTATCTGGCCTTCGTCTCGGCCGACCCGGGCGACACCAGCCACACCACCCGCGCGTACGTCCGCGATCTGCGCACCGGGCGCACGGTCCTCGCCAGCCCGGACGCCCAGGGCGGGCCGAACGACCAGGGCGTGTCCGCCCCGGTGATCGACCGGCACGGCCGCCAGGTCGCCTTCAGCAGCTCCGCAGCCGACCTCGTGCCGGGCGACACGTACGACACCTCGCACGTCTACGTCCGTCACATGAGGTGA
- a CDS encoding glycosyltransferase: MTSVAVLVELLRSSTSGGHVKSWERFAESAARLPERLPDGTGAGLDLTVYFLGKRERVDVLSPRVRIVTLRPVLGTTALTSADGAEDVTDLAPYHPRLAALLPRHDVWHLTHCFAFATTAVRRARRSVPAPRLLASVHTDVPLLASVYARYLVGRWLPGDHPAPGEFLADLAESRLRRRRDRLLDGCERVLVPTPAERAELARALGPHRVALLRRGIDHQRFRPDPGARARLGREYGVPADRPLVLFAGRLDATKGVPLLTESVRLLRERGRAVHLVMAGSGAEAGPVRRALGAGVSLLGPLPQDRLARVYAGCDVFAFPSRTETCGNVVAEAMASGLAVVLPEGARTTQWLTAPGRDGIVVRHDDPGEWADALDTLLGHPRLLSAVRRHAATTARDTHPTWDRVLTEDLLPAWLPGVRPRP; this comes from the coding sequence ATGACCTCGGTCGCGGTCCTGGTCGAGCTGCTGCGGAGCAGTACGTCGGGCGGCCATGTGAAGTCCTGGGAGCGTTTCGCGGAGAGCGCCGCCCGTCTCCCGGAACGACTGCCCGACGGCACCGGGGCCGGTCTCGACCTGACCGTCTACTTCCTCGGCAAGCGCGAACGGGTGGACGTCCTCTCGCCGCGCGTGCGCATCGTCACGCTCCGCCCGGTGCTCGGCACGACCGCCCTCACCTCGGCCGACGGCGCCGAGGACGTCACCGACCTCGCCCCCTACCACCCCCGGCTCGCGGCCCTGCTGCCGCGCCACGACGTCTGGCACCTCACCCACTGCTTCGCCTTCGCCACCACCGCCGTCCGTCGCGCCCGCCGATCCGTCCCCGCACCCCGGCTGCTCGCCTCCGTACACACCGACGTCCCGCTGCTGGCCTCGGTGTACGCCCGCTACCTGGTCGGCCGGTGGCTGCCCGGCGACCACCCGGCGCCGGGCGAGTTCCTCGCCGACCTGGCCGAGAGCCGGCTGCGCCGGCGGCGGGACCGGCTCCTGGACGGCTGCGAACGCGTGCTGGTGCCGACCCCCGCCGAGCGGGCCGAACTCGCCCGCGCCCTCGGGCCGCACCGGGTCGCCCTGCTGCGCCGCGGCATCGACCACCAGCGCTTCCGACCCGACCCCGGCGCTCGCGCCCGGCTCGGCCGCGAGTACGGCGTGCCGGCCGACCGTCCGCTGGTGCTGTTCGCGGGACGGCTGGACGCGACCAAGGGTGTGCCGCTGCTGACCGAGAGCGTGCGGCTGCTGCGGGAGCGCGGGCGTGCCGTGCACCTCGTCATGGCCGGCTCCGGCGCGGAGGCCGGGCCCGTCCGGCGCGCCCTCGGCGCCGGCGTCAGCCTCCTCGGCCCGCTCCCGCAGGACCGGTTGGCCCGGGTGTACGCCGGCTGTGACGTCTTCGCGTTCCCGTCCCGTACGGAGACCTGCGGCAACGTCGTCGCCGAGGCGATGGCCAGCGGCCTCGCGGTCGTCCTGCCCGAGGGCGCGCGCACGACACAGTGGCTGACCGCACCGGGCCGGGACGGCATCGTCGTACGCCACGACGACCCGGGGGAGTGGGCGGACGCCCTCGACACGCTCCTCGGCCACCCCCGCCTGCTCTCGGCGGTACGCCGCCACGCGGCCACCACGGCCCGCGACACCCACCCCACCTGGGACCGCGTCCTGACGGAAGACCTCCTCCCTGCCTGGCTCCCGGGCGTACGGCCGCGCCCCTGA
- a CDS encoding Cmx/CmrA family chloramphenicol efflux MFS transporter has product MPFALLLLGLAVFAQGTSEFMLSGLVPDIARDLGVSVPAAGALTSAFAVGMVVGAPLVAGLARRWPRRGALLAFLVVFLAVHVVGALTGSFEVLLATRVVGALANAGFLAVALVAAVDMVPADAKGRATSMLLGGVTLACVAGVPAGAVLGGLWGWRAAFWAVALVSLPALVAVARSVPGAAAGDAPPALRGELRSLRSPRLVVTLALGALVNGATFCTFTYLAPLVTEVTGLSSAWVPGVLALFGAGSLAGVTAAGRFADRRPVAVLAGGGVAVGLGWCLLALGAGHPVLALGLVFTQGALSFGVGSTLISQVLYAAPGAPTLAGGFATAAFNVGAALGPWAGGVVIAAGFGYRSPVWVSAGLVALAGVLAGVVWRRRGRVLGGSGGALNFGAGTGA; this is encoded by the coding sequence ATGCCGTTCGCTCTTCTTCTGCTGGGCCTTGCCGTGTTCGCGCAGGGAACGTCCGAGTTCATGCTGTCCGGGCTGGTGCCGGACATCGCGCGGGATCTGGGGGTGTCCGTTCCCGCGGCGGGGGCGCTGACCTCCGCCTTCGCGGTGGGGATGGTCGTGGGGGCGCCGCTGGTGGCGGGGCTCGCGCGGCGCTGGCCGCGGCGGGGTGCGCTGCTGGCGTTCCTCGTGGTGTTCCTCGCCGTCCATGTCGTCGGTGCTCTCACCGGCAGTTTCGAGGTGCTGCTCGCCACGCGGGTCGTGGGGGCGCTCGCCAACGCCGGGTTCCTCGCCGTCGCTCTCGTGGCCGCCGTGGACATGGTCCCGGCGGACGCGAAGGGGCGGGCCACGTCCATGCTGCTGGGCGGGGTGACGCTGGCGTGCGTGGCCGGGGTGCCCGCCGGGGCCGTGCTGGGCGGGCTGTGGGGCTGGCGTGCGGCGTTCTGGGCCGTGGCGCTGGTGTCGCTGCCCGCGCTGGTGGCGGTGGCGCGGTCGGTGCCGGGTGCTGCGGCCGGGGACGCGCCCCCCGCGCTGCGCGGTGAACTGCGGTCGCTGCGCAGCCCCCGCCTGGTCGTCACGCTGGCGCTGGGGGCCCTCGTGAACGGTGCGACGTTCTGCACCTTCACTTATCTCGCGCCCCTGGTCACCGAGGTGACGGGGCTGAGCAGCGCCTGGGTCCCCGGGGTACTCGCGCTGTTCGGGGCCGGGTCGCTGGCCGGGGTGACCGCCGCGGGGCGGTTCGCGGACCGGCGTCCCGTGGCGGTCCTGGCCGGCGGGGGCGTCGCGGTGGGCCTGGGCTGGTGCCTCCTGGCACTCGGGGCCGGACACCCGGTCCTGGCACTCGGGCTCGTCTTCACCCAGGGGGCACTGTCCTTCGGCGTCGGCTCCACGCTGATCTCCCAGGTGCTGTACGCGGCCCCGGGCGCCCCCACGCTGGCCGGTGGTTTCGCCACGGCCGCGTTCAACGTCGGCGCCGCGCTGGGCCCCTGGGCCGGCGGCGTGGTGATCGCCGCGGGGTTCGGATACCGGTCGCCGGTGTGGGTCAGCGCCGGGCTGGTCGCCCTGGCAGGCGTGCTGGCCGGGGTCGTGTGGCGGCGGCGTGGGCGGGTCCTGGGGGGAAGTGGTGGGGCGCTGAACTTCGGTGCGGGTACCGGGGCCTGA
- a CDS encoding TetR/AcrR family transcriptional regulator: MGTTADHPRRITMTPAARRVLAAAARLFYERGIHAVGVDLIAAEAGVTKKTLYDRFGSKEQIVVEYLADRDERWRAFLAERLDAAPPEPGERVLAVFDASRAWAAELSPKGCSMVNAHAEISDPAHPAHPVITGQKQWMLGLFTRLASDIDPERADALARALMLLHEGALVAHGLGIFPDAIAHAREQARALLA; the protein is encoded by the coding sequence ATGGGTACCACCGCCGACCACCCGCGCCGGATCACGATGACGCCCGCCGCCCGTCGCGTCCTGGCAGCGGCCGCCCGGCTGTTCTACGAGCGCGGCATCCACGCCGTCGGAGTCGACCTCATCGCCGCCGAGGCAGGGGTGACGAAGAAGACCCTCTACGACCGGTTCGGCTCCAAGGAGCAGATCGTCGTGGAGTACCTCGCGGACCGCGACGAGCGCTGGCGGGCCTTCCTCGCCGAACGCCTGGACGCGGCCCCGCCCGAGCCGGGCGAGCGCGTCCTGGCGGTCTTCGACGCCTCGCGCGCATGGGCCGCGGAGCTCAGCCCCAAGGGGTGCAGCATGGTCAACGCCCACGCGGAGATCAGCGACCCCGCCCACCCGGCCCACCCGGTCATCACCGGGCAGAAGCAGTGGATGCTCGGCCTCTTCACCCGCCTCGCCTCGGACATCGACCCGGAGAGGGCCGACGCCCTGGCCCGGGCGCTGATGCTGCTGCACGAGGGGGCGCTCGTCGCGCACGGCCTGGGCATTTTCCCGGACGCCATCGCCCACGCCCGCGAACAGGCACGCGCGCTGCTCGCCTAG
- a CDS encoding S1 family peptidase, producing the protein MKRLLTALKRCAVLGAAALAIASLQPVTAAQAAPSPVVGGTRAAQGEFPFMVRLSMGCGGALYTQQIVLTAAHCVGASGNNTGITATAGVVDLQSTSGRVQVRSTKVLRAPGYNGTGKDWALIKLAQPINLPTLKIATTTQYNTGDFTVAGWGANREGGAQQRYLLKATVPFVSDAACKAYGGLYSGLVANEEICAGFDAGGVDTCQGDSGGPMFRKDNAGAWVQVGIVSWGEGCARPEAPGVYTEVSTFASAIASAASTL; encoded by the coding sequence TTGAAGAGACTCCTCACGGCCCTCAAGAGATGCGCGGTCCTCGGGGCCGCCGCCCTCGCGATCGCCAGCCTTCAGCCCGTCACCGCCGCGCAGGCCGCCCCGTCGCCCGTCGTCGGCGGGACGCGGGCCGCGCAGGGCGAGTTCCCGTTCATGGTCCGGCTCTCCATGGGCTGCGGCGGCGCGCTCTACACCCAGCAGATCGTGCTCACGGCCGCGCACTGCGTGGGCGCCTCCGGCAACAACACCGGCATCACCGCCACCGCGGGGGTCGTCGACCTCCAGTCCACCAGCGGCCGGGTCCAGGTCCGCTCCACCAAGGTGCTCCGCGCCCCCGGCTACAACGGCACGGGCAAGGACTGGGCGCTCATCAAGCTCGCCCAGCCCATCAACCTGCCGACCCTGAAGATCGCCACCACCACGCAGTACAACACCGGTGACTTCACCGTCGCCGGCTGGGGCGCGAACCGTGAGGGCGGCGCCCAGCAGCGCTATCTGCTGAAGGCGACCGTGCCGTTCGTCAGCGACGCCGCCTGCAAGGCCTACGGCGGTCTCTACAGCGGCCTCGTCGCGAACGAGGAGATCTGCGCCGGCTTCGACGCGGGCGGTGTCGACACCTGCCAGGGCGACTCCGGCGGCCCCATGTTCCGCAAGGACAACGCCGGCGCCTGGGTCCAGGTCGGCATCGTCAGCTGGGGCGAGGGCTGTGCCCGGCCCGAGGCCCCCGGCGTCTACACGGAGGTCTCGACCTTCGCCTCCGCCATCGCCTCGGCGGCGTCGACACTCTGA
- a CDS encoding YdeI/OmpD-associated family protein: MTASGDPLPFATVADLDSWLTAHPAPHPGLWVKVAKKGSGVPSVSAADVNDVALCHGWITGQRKGLDESCYLQRITPRRPGSLWSMVNVRRVEELTAAGRMRPGGLAEVAAARADGRWEAAYASQQEAEVPEELAAALERSPRAAAAFEALGRTDRYLAMLGVLRARTPRSRAAQVAAAVAKLEAGRRAR; the protein is encoded by the coding sequence ATGACCGCCTCCGGAGACCCTCTCCCCTTCGCGACCGTCGCCGACCTGGATTCCTGGCTGACCGCACACCCCGCCCCGCACCCCGGCCTCTGGGTCAAGGTCGCCAAGAAGGGGTCGGGCGTCCCCTCGGTCAGCGCCGCCGACGTCAACGACGTGGCGCTGTGCCACGGCTGGATCACCGGGCAGCGCAAGGGACTCGACGAGTCGTGCTACCTCCAGAGGATCACCCCACGGCGTCCCGGCAGCCTCTGGTCCATGGTCAACGTCCGGCGGGTCGAGGAGCTGACCGCCGCCGGGCGGATGCGGCCCGGCGGGCTCGCGGAGGTGGCGGCCGCGCGGGCGGACGGACGGTGGGAGGCGGCGTACGCGTCCCAGCAGGAGGCCGAGGTCCCGGAGGAGCTCGCGGCGGCACTGGAGCGCAGCCCGCGGGCCGCGGCGGCCTTCGAGGCGCTCGGGCGGACGGACCGGTACCTGGCGATGCTCGGTGTGCTGCGCGCCCGGACCCCGCGGAGCCGGGCGGCACAGGTGGCGGCGGCGGTCGCGAAGCTGGAGGCCGGCCGGAGGGCCCGGTAG